Genomic segment of Verrucomicrobiota bacterium:
CTGGTGTCGACCGATTCAATGCGGATCTTGGACCAGTCGACCCGAGTGGCATGCTTCCATTCGGCCAGCTCCACCGCGGCCCGGCACTTGCCTGCACTCAGGGCCTGGAATGCCGCCGCCGCAGGTTCATAGAGCCGTTCATTGTACTCCGTCACCATCCGGTGCGTGTTAAACACCGGCGTCACGCTGCGGATCGACTCGCGCATCAGCTGGATCCAGGCAATCGGCAGGCGTCCATCCGGTTTGGCGTAATAGAGCGGGATGATCTGGTTCTCGAGGATGTTGAAGAGGCTGTCCACGTCAACCGCGGTCTGGAAATCGTCGGGACCGCCGGTGATTTCCGGCCCGATCGGCCAACCGTTCTTCCCGTTGTAGCCTTCGCACCACCAGCCGTCCAGAACGCTGAAGTTCAGGCCCCCGTTGGGAGGCAACTTCATGCCGCTGGTGCCGCTGGCCTCAAGGGGACGCAACGGGTTGTTGAGCCAGAGGTCGACGCCTTGGTAGAGGCGGCGCCCGATGTAGGTGTCGTAATCTTCGACGAAGACCACCGCATGCTCCAGGCCGGCCTCCCGCGACGCCTGGTAAACCTCCTGGATGAACCGTTTACCCGGCTCATCTTTCGGGTGCGCCTTGCCGGCAAAAACAAATTGCACGGGCCGCTCTTCGTTCTGGACGAGTCGAAGCAGGCGTTCCTTGTTCGTGAAAAGCAGGTTGCCGCGCTTGTAGGTGGCAAAACGCCTGGCGAACCCGATCGTCAGGACTTCGGGGTTGAGGATGCTGTTGATCCGGCGCAACTGCTCCGGCGACTCACCATGACGCGCGCGCTGTATTCGAAGCCGTTTGCGCACGAATTCGATCAGCCGCTGTTTGAGCCCCTGGTGCGTTTCCCACAATACCTCGTCGGGAATATCGATGACCCGGCGCCAGTACTCCGGGTCGGTGAGGTGTTCGTCCCAGTCAGG
This window contains:
- the glgP gene encoding alpha-glucan family phosphorylase, which produces PDWDEHLTDPEYWRRVIDIPDEVLWETHQGLKQRLIEFVRKRLRIQRARHGESPEQLRRINSILNPEVLTIGFARRFATYKRGNLLFTNKERLLRLVQNEERPVQFVFAGKAHPKDEPGKRFIQEVYQASREAGLEHAVVFVEDYDTYIGRRLYQGVDLWLNNPLRPLEASGTSGMKLPPNGGLNFSVLDGWWCEGYNGKNGWPIGPEITGGPDDFQTAVDVDSLFNILENQIIPLYYAKPDGRLPIAWIQLMRESIRSVTPVFNTHRMVTEYNERLYEPAAAAFQALSAGKCRAAVELAEWKHATRVDWSKIRIESVDTSENGAAMMVGDTLKVNARVYLGPVSPAHVRVQAYIGETDHGILRNPYTVDLTEVEKANGNGVYCFRGAISASESGSYGLNVRVVPTHPHLNQEHEMRLVTWAS